ATGCGCGTCTACGCCGGCGAGAGCGCCCGCGAGCGCTACGACGAGGACGTGCACCTGCCCGACGAGACCGTCGAGGCGATCGAGGAACACCGCGTCGCGATCAAGGGCCCGCTGACGACGCCCGTCGGCGCGGGCTTCCGGTCGCTCAACGTCGCGCTGCGACAGACGCTCGACCTCTTCGCCAACGTCCGACCGACGTACTACCTCGACGGCGTCCCCTCCCCGATGAAAGCGCCCGAGGAGATGGACATGGTGACGTTCCGGGAGAACACCGAGGACGTGTACGCCGGCATCGAGTGGGAGCAGGGCACCGACGAGGTCGAGCAGGTCCGGAACTTCGTCGAGGACGAGATGGGCTTCGACGAGACCATCCACGACGGTCCGGTCGGCATCGGCATCAAGCCGATCACCGAGAAGGGCAGCAAGCGCCTCGTCCGCCGCGCCATCGACTACGCCCTCGAACACGACCGCGAGAAGGTCACGCTGGTCCACAAGGGGAACATCATGAAGTTCACCGAGGGGCAGTTCTCCGAGTGGGGCATGGAGGTCGCCGACGAGGAGTACCCTGACGACGAGGTCTTTGCCGCGCCCGACTCGCTGTGGGAGGAGCAGGACGACATCGACATCCCGGAGGACGCCGTCATGGTCGAGGAGCGCCTCGCCGACGCGATGCTCCAGTGGATGCAGCTCCGCACCGACGAGTTCGACGTGCTCGCCATGCCGAACCTCAACGGCGACTACCTCTCGGACGCCGCCGGCGCGCAGATCGGCGGTCTCGGCATCGCGCCGGGCGGCAACTTCGGCAAGGCCCGCATGCTCGCCGAGCCGGTCCACGGCTCCGCGCCCAAGCGCGCCGGCCAGAACAAGGCCAACCCGAGCGCGCTCATCCTCTCGGGCCGCCTGATGTTCGACTATCTCGGCTGGGACGACGCCGCGGACCTCGTGCGCGACGCCGTCGAGGAGACCATCTCCTCGGGCAAGGTCACTTACGACCTCGAACGCCAGATCGAGGGCGGCGAGAAGCTCGGCACCACGGAGTACGCCGAGGCGATCGTCGACAACATCGAAAAGCTGTCATAGACAGCTTTTCGTGCGCCCGGAAATCTACGATTTCCGGGAATATCGAGAAACTCTCCTGACGTAACCCGGACTCTCAGTCCCTTTTTCACGGACGACGCCGACCTACAGGAACCGCCGGAACTGCCAGTACAGCCCCTGCAGCGCGTTCCGAACCGCCCGAACCGGCGAGAACCCGGTGTCCGGATCCTCGGCGGGTTCGAACGCCTCGGCCAGCACCGACGGCGGCACGCGTCGTATCTCGCCCGTGTGTTCGCGCCGCCCGTCGGCGTCCGCGACCCGCAGGAGGGTCACGTCGTCCAGCGTCCCGACGACGCGGTAGACGCCGGACGGGTAGTCGTCGCCGGTCGCGCGGTAGTGGTCGCCAGCGTCGGCCATGTGCGACGGAACGTCCCACGCCCCCGTGAAACCCCGGCCGGGCTTCGCAACGTTCTCTTGTCACCGTCGCCAACCGCGACGCGATGAGCCACCACGCGGACCACGACGGGCTCGACGTGCGGGTCGTCCGGACCGACGCCGAGTACGATGACGCGCTCGCGGTGCGCTTCGCGGTGTTCGTCGAGGAGCAGGGCGTCCCGAAGGACCTGGAGGTCGACGAGTACGAGGACGACGCGGTCCACTTCGTGGCGTACCTCGACGACGACCCGGTCGGGGCCGCGCGGCTCCGTGAGTACGGCGACGACGCCAAGGTCGAGCGCGTGGCCGTGCTCCCGCCCCACCGCGGCGAGGGCCACGGGGCGGAGATCATGCGCGAGGTCGAGGGCGTCGCGGCGGCTCGGGACTACGCCCGGATCGTCCTGCACGCCCAGACCCGCGCAGCCGGGTTCTACGACAACCGCGGCTACGAGCGCGTCGGCGAGGAGTTCGAGGAGGCGGGCATCCCGCACGTCGAGATGGTCAAGAACCTGTGACTCACGGCCCGCCGGGGTTGGGCCCGGTGTCGAACGAGAACCGCGCTCCGCCCGCGCGCCCGCCCTCGACCGAAACCGACCAGCCGTGTGCCTCGGCGACGGCGTCGACGATGGCGAGGCCGATCCCCGTGCCGCCGTCCGAGACGCCCCACTCGAACACCGCCTTCCGGTCCTCCGGGGGGATCCCCGGACCATCGTCCTCGACGGCGAACCCCGTCCGCGTCGATTCGACGCGGACCACGGGCTTCTCCCCGCCGTGGTCCGCGACGTTGCGAAACAGGTTCTCGAACAGTGACCGGACCCGGTCGGGGTCGCCCTCGACGCTTCCGACCCCGGTTTCGACGACGAGTTCGCCGTCAGCCGGGCCCGCGACCTCCCACGCCCGTTCGGCGACCTCTCCGAGGTCGACCGGCTCCGGCTCCTCGACGGCGGTTCCCTCCCGTGCGACGGTGAGCATACTGGCTATCAGCGCGTCCATCCGGTCGAGCGCCGCCTCGGCGTCGTCGAGGTGCCCCTCGTCGCCCGTCTCACGGGCCAGGTCGAGGTTACCGACCGCGGCGTTCAGCGGGTTGCGCAGGTCGTGGCTGACGATATCCGCGAAGCGGTCGAGCCGCTCGTTTCGCCGCCGTAGCTCCTCCTCTAGCTCCTTGCGCTCCGTGATCTCCTTCTGGAAGCCGAAGAAGTGGGTGACCGTGCCGTTCGCGTCCCGGACCGGTGCGATGTCGAGCTGGTTCCAGAACGGGGTCCCGTCACGCCGGTAGTTCAGCAGGTCCACCGCGACGCGCTCGCCGCGGTCGATCGCCGTCCGGAGCTTCGCGACGGTCGACTCGTCCGTTTCGGGGCCCTGGAGGAACCGGCAGTTCCGGCCGACGACCTCCTCGACCCGGTAGCCGGTCATCGCCTCGAACCCGTCGTTGGCGTACACGAGCGGCTGGTCGCCGTCGGCGGTGGCTATCGTGATGCCGACCGGGGCCTGGTCGATCGCCCTGCGCTGCAGTTCGAGGTGGCTGCGTTCCCGCGCCCGCCCGACCGTCCGCAGGACCGTCGCCGCGAGCACGCGCCGCTCCCCGTCGTCGGCGTCCGGTGAGACGTGCGTGCCGCCCGCTCTGACGAACTGCTCGACCGTCGGCGGCGGAACGCGGTCGTACAGGAGGACCGGCGTCCCGCCGGGGCCCGAATCGGCGGCCAGTTCGGGGGCGTCGACCGCCGGCGGGTCGTGGGCCGCGACGAGGCAGTCGACGGCTGCGTCGGTCGGCGGCGTGCCGTACGCGACGACGTCGAACCCCTGCTGTTCGAGGGCGGTCGCGACACCATCTGCGACCGGGCCGACCACGCCGACGGCGACCCCGTCCGGCGCCGGCCCGTCGTCCGCCGCGGTGTCGTCGAGGATCGGCTGCTGGGGGCGCTCCGCGCTGTCGGTGCCCCGTGAACGAGTCATACTTGCGATACGTTCGGCGCGTACCTAACTGTATCGGCCTGCTACCGGTTAGCACGACTCTCCGCGTTCGGGTTCGTTCGGGGGTGACGGGTGGTGCTACGGATCCGCTGCGGACCGCGAGCAGGCGGCGCTCAGTCCCGCCAGTCGGGGTTCTCGCGGGGCGGGCTGAAGACGTCGACGCCGCGGACCGTCTCGTCGCCGCGGTTCTCGGCGGCGTGGGTCTCGCCGCCGGGGATCGCGTAGGAGTCGTCCGGTTCGACGACGATTTCCTCGCCGTCGTCGAGCACGAACGTCAGCGTGCCCTCGACGAGAAAGCCCGTCTGCTCGTGGGGGTGGCTGTGGGCCGGCACCGTCGCGCCCGGTTCGATCTCGAAGTGCTGGACGTTCATCTCGTCGCCGCCGGCGAGCACCGCCAGGTCGACGCCGTCGACGGCCTCGGTCGGGTCGCGGTCCGCGAGGGAGACGCGTTCCATAGGTCCGTGTTCACATGAACCGACCTAAGCGTTCGCCTCGCGGAGCCGGAGCGTTCAACTGCCGGCGACGCCAACGGCCGACCATGTACGCCGTGGTCGGGTGCAGCGACTGCAGCGCCCTCTGGATCGTCGAGGGGCGGCCGGACACCTCGCAGTGTCCCCGCTGTGGCTCGCGCCGGCAGTACGACAAGCGCCGGCAGTTCGTCACCACCGAGGACGAGGACCACGCCCGGGAGGTGCGCGCCTCGATGCTCGCGAACCGCCGCGACGAGGGCGAGGCGTTCGCGGACCTGGACTCCTTCTCGGAGCTCGAACAACAGGCGGCCGAGGCCGGGATGGACGACGACGAGTACCTCGACCGCGCGGGCGTCGACCCGGACGCCGTCGCCGCCGCCGGCGACCGCGCCGAGTCCGGCAGCGGCGGGAGCGGCCAGTCGCGCAAGGAGACGGTGCTGTCGGCCCTGCGGGAACTCGACCGGCCGACCGAGGACGAGGTCGTCGCGTACGCCGGCGAGCACGGCGTCCCCGGCGACTACGTCCGCGACGCGCTCGACAAGCTCGCCCGCCGCGGCGAGGTCAGCGAACACCGCGGCGAGTACCGCCTGCTGTAGGGTGGCGGGGACCCGTTTCGACACCGCCGGGGCCGCGGTCGGGACGCTCGTCGGCCTCGCCGGCCTGCTGTTTCTCGCACAGCCCCTCGTCGGTAGCGTCCGGGTCGGCGGCGTCGCGGTCCCCCCGTTCGTCCTCTCGGCGGGCGTCCTCGGTGTCGGGTTCGCCCTCGGCGCGGTGCTGTTCCGGCGGCAGGGCCGCCGGACCGCGGCGCGGGTCCACGGCGTCGGCGCGCTCGCGTGGCTGGCGCTGTTCGCCGGGGCCAGCGTCGGCAGCCAGACGCTCGTCGTCGCGGGGGTGCTCGTCGTCGTCGCCGGCGCGCTCACGCTCGGGGCGGAGGCGGCCCGTCGGCGCGGGTCATAGCAGCCCGAGCGTTTCGAGGATACCGATCAGCATGGCGATCACGGTCAGCAGCAGCTTGACGATGTGCAGCCACCGCTGCGCACGGGACACCGGTCGCTCGTCGTCGTGAGCGTGTTCGATCATGGTGAGTGGAACGCCCGCGGGTGGTCGTCCGACGGACGCACTCGAACCTACGTCCGTTCGGTGGTTAAGCGCCGGTCTTGGACGCGCAGTGAAAGTGAAACTGAAGGGTTCGGTGGGAGAAGTCGCCGGTATCCGAACCGAGGCGGTCGCTATCAGCAGGACGCAGTTCTCGCACTTCCAAGTCGACGGTGAAAGTGGTTCTACCGGCCGAGGTCCTCGTGGGCGCTGGAGAGGTGGCGCGAGGCCAGCGCCGCGAGCAGGGAGAGTTCGCCCGCCAGCGCGCCGGCGGCGATGACCTCCGCGAGCGCGTCGGCGTTTGAGCCGGCGGGATCGCCGCCGCCGCTGAGGCCGAGCACGTCGAGCGCCTCGGCCTGCGTCGGTAGCTTCGTCCCGCCGCCGACGGTGCCGACTTCGAGGCTGGCGAGGCTGACGCTGACGTACAGGCCGTCCTCGCGGGCCTCCGCCGTGGTGATGGCGTTCGCGCCCTCGACGACCTGCGCGGCGTCCTGTCCCGTGGCGAGGAAGACGGCGGCGACGGTGTTGGCGGCGTGAGCGTTGAACCCGAGGCTGCCGGCCTTCGCGCTGCCGACGAGGTTCTTCCGGGTGTTCGCCTCCTCGATGGCCTCGGGCGTGGTGTGGAGGCGCTCCTCGACGGTCTCCCGGGGGAGGACGGCGTCGGCGGTGACGGTCCGGCCGCGGCCCTCGACGGCGTTGATCGCCGCGGGCTTCTTGTCCGAGCAGAGGTTGCCCGACAGCGCGACCAGGTCGGCGGGTGTCTCGTCCTCCACGACGCCGGCGGCCTCGCGGGTGGCGATGGTGGCCATGTTCATCCCCATCGCGTCCTTCGTGTCGTACACGAACCGGAGGTAGACCGAGTCGCCGACGACGTAGGGGTCGACCTCCAGCAGTTCGCCGTGGCTCGTCGTCGACTCGGCGGCCGCCCGGAGCCGGTCGGCGTTGTCGCCGACCCACTCGACCACCTCGCTGGCCTCGGCGACGCCGTCGACGCTGAACACCGGCGCGCGGGTCATCCCCGACTTCGTGACGCGGGCCGTCGCGCCGCCGGCCCCGCGGATCACCGAGAGGCCGCGGTTGACGCTGGCCACGAGCGCGCCTTCCGTCGTCGCCATCGGCAGGTAGTAGTCGCCCTCGGCCGCGCCGCCGTGATCGGACCCGCCGGTCCGATCGCTCGTCGAGCTTCGCTCGTCGGTGTTGACGGGGACCGGCCCGGCGACGCCCATCGGAATCTGCGCGCCGCCGACCATGTTCTCGATGGCCGACTCCGCGTCGGCGGCGTCGAACGCGTAGTCGGCGACGGCGTCGAACTCGGCCCCCGTCTCGTCGGCGACCACCTCGCGCCGGACGGCAGCGGCCGTTTCCGGGTCGGTTCGGTCGTCGAGTTCGTGCAGGCGGATATCGCCCTCTCGGACGCGCTCGGCCAGCATCTCGGGGTCGTCCATGCCCGCCGTTCGTCCCGGGGGCGGCCTAACGTTTTCTACTCGCGGCGCAGTCGGCTCACGAGGTCGGTGAGCCGGTCCAGCGAACTGCTGGTCAGCGCGTCGATCATCGTCTCGCTCCGGTCGTACATCCGCCGGAGCCGCCGGACCTTCTCCAGGTCGCGGGCCGCCTGCTCCGTGTCGGCGGCCTCCAGTTCGGCCTCGGCCTCCGCCAGCGCGCGGCTCATCACCGTCACCTCGCGCAGCACCTCGTTGCGGAGGAACTCCTGAAACACGCGCCAGAAGTCCGTCTCGGCCTCGAAGTACGCACGCTTGCCCTCACCCGGCATCGAGCGTCGGTGGACGAGATGATAGCGTTCAAGCGCGCTCATCGCGGTGCTCACCGTCGACTTCGCGTAGCCGCTGTCGGCCACGAGTTCGTCGAGCGACCGCGGCTCGTCCGCGAAAAACAGCAGGCCGTACAGCCGCCCGTAGCTCCGCTGGAACCCGTACACCTCCGCGCTGCGCTCCATGGCCGCGATGACTCGCTCGCGTGCGGCCTCGACGCCCTCGTCCTCGGTGTCGCTCATCGGCGGGAGTTGGCACCGAAACGTCTAATACGTTGTGTTCGGAATATTCGATAAACAGCGAATATTATGAACGGTACCGATCCCTCCCCTCCCGAGGCCGAACGAGGAACCGACCGGCCGTCGCCCTCCGGCGCGGAGCCGGTGCTGCGTGCGACCGGACTGACCAAGACGTACCGCTCCCGACTCCCGTTCGTCGGCCGCACCGTCGAGGTGCTCGACGGGGCCGATATCTCCCTGTACCCCGGCGAGGTCGTCGGCATCGTCGGGGCGAACGGCTCCGGCAAGTCGACGCTGCTGAAGATCCTCGTCGGCGCGCTGGAGCCCGACGACGGCACCGTCTCGCGGGGGACGACGGTCGGCTGGTGCCCCCAGGAGACGCTACTGTACGACCGGCTGACGGTCCGGGAGACGTTCGACCTGTTCGGCGAGGCGTACGACCTCGCCGACGACCGGGTCGCCGAGCGCCGCGACGAACTCGCGGACCGGCTGGGCTTCGAGGAGTTCCTCGACTACCGGGTCGACCACCTCTCGGGCGGGAACCGGCAGAAGGTGAACCTCGCGGTCGCGCTGCTGCACGACCCCGACGTGCTCCTGCTCGACGAGCCCTACACCGGCTTCGACTGGGAGACGTACCTCGCGTTCTGGGAGCTCACCGAGGATCTCCGCGAGCGTGGCACGGCCGTCGCCATCATCTCCCACCTCATCAGCGAGCGCGAGCGCTTCGACCGGGTTCTCGAACTGAAAGACGGGAGCCTCACGGAGCAAGCGGAGGCCCCGCAGCAGGCCCGCTCGGCGGCCCACGGGAACGACGCGGCGGCCCCCGACGCTGATGGATCGGCGGGGGCGGCCGACGCGGGAGGTGAGTGACATGGGGCGGCTCGCCACCGGAACGCGGTCGCGGCTGGCGGAGTTCGTCAGGCAGCCGACGACGCTGGCGATGCTGGTCCTCCTCCCGCCCGTCGTCATCGAGACCTACGGCGTCGCCATGGAGTCGTTCCCGCAGGTGCTCGGCACGTCGGCCGACCCGGCGACCGTCGGACGCATGTCCGGGACGCTGTTCGCCGTCGCCTTTCTCGCGGGGCTGGTCGGGCTCTTTCAGGTTATCAGCGCCGCGAACGGCGACGAGCGGCTCTCGGTGGCGGGCTTCCCCCGGTCGGCGCTGCTGGCCTCCCGACTGGTCACGATGGTCGTCGTCGCCGTCCTCGCGGCCGTCGTCGCATTCGCCGTCCTGGCCGTTCAGGTCGAGGTGGCCGCGCCCGCGCTGGCGTTCGGCGTGCTCGGGCTGGCGGGACTGGTGTACGGCCTGCTCGGGGTCGTCGTCGGGAGCCTGCTCCCGCGCGAACTGGAGGGGTCGATCGTGCTGGTGTTTCTGGCCGACATCGACAACGCGCTGTCCTCGGGGCTGTTTCCCGTCGACGCGTCGGCCTCGCTCCCGCTCGTCGGCGAGCTGTCGGCGACCGACTTCGTGCCGCTGTACCACCCCCACGAGCTGTTCACCGCCGCGGTGCTCGACGGCGACCTCGCGGCCGGCCACCTCGCCCCGGCGCTGGCGTGGGTCGCCGTCCTGCTCGTCGCGGCGTTTCTCGCCTACGTGCGCTCGACCGGTGACGGCGTCCTCGGGAGGTGGGGCGCGTGACCCGCGTCGGCACGGCGCTGCGGCTCGGTGCCCGCGAGTTCCGGCGCACCCCACTGCTGGTCGCGCTACTCGTGGTCGCGCCGGCCTACGTCATCGGCGTGTTCACGCTCGCCGCGCCCGACGGCCGGGCCGTTCTGCATCTGGTCGGCGGGGACACCGTCCGCACGACGCTCCCCGAGGCGTTCCCGGCCTTTACGACGCCGATGACCGCCGCCCTGCTCGCCGGCATCGCGGGCCTGTTCCTGATGCACTCGGCGGCCGACGCCGACGGCCGGCTGGTCGTCGCCGGCTACCGGTCCCGGCAGGTCGTCCTCTCGCGACTCGGGCTGCTGGCCGTCGTCGCCGCCGTCGCCAGCGCCGTCTCCGTCGGGGTCATGCTCACGGCGTTCGAGCCGTCGGCGCTCGGCTGGTTCCTCCTCGGAACCGGTCTGACGGCCCTGCTGTACGGGATGGTGGGCGTGCTTGCCGGGATTCTGCTCGACAAGCTCCCCGGCGTCTACCTCATCCTCTTCGGGTCGATGATCGACCTGTTCGTCTTCCAGAACCCGATGGCGACGAGCCGCCCCGACCTGGCGACCTACCTGCCGGGTCACTTCCCGCTGGCGCTGGCGATGAACGCCGGCTTCGCCGGGAGCGTCGACCTCGCGCAGCTCGCCTGGGGACTCGCCTATCTCGGCGTGCTGACGGTCGCCGCGACGCTGGCGTTCTACCGGCAGATGCGGGTCGCCTGACGGTCCCGCCGCACCGGGCGGCGGCCGCCCGCCTCTCCGACCGCCCGCGCCCGCCCGCTTCCCAAACCGTTTTGCCGCTCCCCCACGCCGTCGCCGGTATGACCGAGGCCGCGGACCTGATCCTGACGAACGCCGAGGTGCACACGCTGACGGACTCCGACGGGACGGCGGAGGCGGTCGCCGTCCGCGACGGCCGGATCGTCCGCGTCGACGACGCCTACGAGGTCGACTTCCTGGAGGGCGTCGACACCACCGTCCGCGACCTCGACGGCGCGGTCGTGCTGCCGGGCTTCGTCGACGCCCACACGCACATGGAGCAGGTCGGGCAGTTCCGGGTCCACGCCGACCTGGGCGCGGCGAGCGACCGCGACGACGCCGTCGAGCGCCTCGCCGACGGCGCGCGCGACGACCGCGAGTGGATACTGGGCTTCGGCTACGACGAGAGCGAGTGGCCCGGCGGCGACTACCTGACCCGCGAGGACCTGGACGCCGTCAGCGATGACCGCCCGGTCGCGGCGATCCGGGTCGACATGCACACCGCGTCGCTGAACTCGGCGGCGCTGGACCGGCTGGACCTGCCCGCCGACCACGTCGAGACCGCGGGCGGCGAGCCGACCGGCGTCGTCGTCGA
The genomic region above belongs to Halostella salina and contains:
- the icd gene encoding isocitrate dehydrogenase (NADP(+)) yields the protein MSYDEIEVPDSGQQIEVVDEENDEISVPEDPIIPIIHGDGIGKDVGPAAQKVLQAAAEATGREINWMRVYAGESARERYDEDVHLPDETVEAIEEHRVAIKGPLTTPVGAGFRSLNVALRQTLDLFANVRPTYYLDGVPSPMKAPEEMDMVTFRENTEDVYAGIEWEQGTDEVEQVRNFVEDEMGFDETIHDGPVGIGIKPITEKGSKRLVRRAIDYALEHDREKVTLVHKGNIMKFTEGQFSEWGMEVADEEYPDDEVFAAPDSLWEEQDDIDIPEDAVMVEERLADAMLQWMQLRTDEFDVLAMPNLNGDYLSDAAGAQIGGLGIAPGGNFGKARMLAEPVHGSAPKRAGQNKANPSALILSGRLMFDYLGWDDAADLVRDAVEETISSGKVTYDLERQIEGGEKLGTTEYAEAIVDNIEKLS
- a CDS encoding GNAT family N-acetyltransferase, giving the protein MSHHADHDGLDVRVVRTDAEYDDALAVRFAVFVEEQGVPKDLEVDEYEDDAVHFVAYLDDDPVGAARLREYGDDAKVERVAVLPPHRGEGHGAEIMREVEGVAAARDYARIVLHAQTRAAGFYDNRGYERVGEEFEEAGIPHVEMVKNL
- a CDS encoding PAS domain-containing protein: MTRSRGTDSAERPQQPILDDTAADDGPAPDGVAVGVVGPVADGVATALEQQGFDVVAYGTPPTDAAVDCLVAAHDPPAVDAPELAADSGPGGTPVLLYDRVPPPTVEQFVRAGGTHVSPDADDGERRVLAATVLRTVGRARERSHLELQRRAIDQAPVGITIATADGDQPLVYANDGFEAMTGYRVEEVVGRNCRFLQGPETDESTVAKLRTAIDRGERVAVDLLNYRRDGTPFWNQLDIAPVRDANGTVTHFFGFQKEITERKELEEELRRRNERLDRFADIVSHDLRNPLNAAVGNLDLARETGDEGHLDDAEAALDRMDALIASMLTVAREGTAVEEPEPVDLGEVAERAWEVAGPADGELVVETGVGSVEGDPDRVRSLFENLFRNVADHGGEKPVVRVESTRTGFAVEDDGPGIPPEDRKAVFEWGVSDGGTGIGLAIVDAVAEAHGWSVSVEGGRAGGARFSFDTGPNPGGP
- a CDS encoding cupin domain-containing protein, whose protein sequence is MERVSLADRDPTEAVDGVDLAVLAGGDEMNVQHFEIEPGATVPAHSHPHEQTGFLVEGTLTFVLDDGEEIVVEPDDSYAIPGGETHAAENRGDETVRGVDVFSPPRENPDWRD
- a CDS encoding DUF5817 domain-containing protein; amino-acid sequence: MYAVVGCSDCSALWIVEGRPDTSQCPRCGSRRQYDKRRQFVTTEDEDHAREVRASMLANRRDEGEAFADLDSFSELEQQAAEAGMDDDEYLDRAGVDPDAVAAAGDRAESGSGGSGQSRKETVLSALRELDRPTEDEVVAYAGEHGVPGDYVRDALDKLARRGEVSEHRGEYRLL
- the hmgA gene encoding hydroxymethylglutaryl-CoA reductase (NADPH), with product MDDPEMLAERVREGDIRLHELDDRTDPETAAAVRREVVADETGAEFDAVADYAFDAADAESAIENMVGGAQIPMGVAGPVPVNTDERSSTSDRTGGSDHGGAAEGDYYLPMATTEGALVASVNRGLSVIRGAGGATARVTKSGMTRAPVFSVDGVAEASEVVEWVGDNADRLRAAAESTTSHGELLEVDPYVVGDSVYLRFVYDTKDAMGMNMATIATREAAGVVEDETPADLVALSGNLCSDKKPAAINAVEGRGRTVTADAVLPRETVEERLHTTPEAIEEANTRKNLVGSAKAGSLGFNAHAANTVAAVFLATGQDAAQVVEGANAITTAEAREDGLYVSVSLASLEVGTVGGGTKLPTQAEALDVLGLSGGGDPAGSNADALAEVIAAGALAGELSLLAALASRHLSSAHEDLGR
- a CDS encoding GbsR/MarR family transcriptional regulator, producing the protein MSDTEDEGVEAARERVIAAMERSAEVYGFQRSYGRLYGLLFFADEPRSLDELVADSGYAKSTVSTAMSALERYHLVHRRSMPGEGKRAYFEAETDFWRVFQEFLRNEVLREVTVMSRALAEAEAELEAADTEQAARDLEKVRRLRRMYDRSETMIDALTSSSLDRLTDLVSRLRRE
- a CDS encoding ABC transporter ATP-binding protein, with translation MNGTDPSPPEAERGTDRPSPSGAEPVLRATGLTKTYRSRLPFVGRTVEVLDGADISLYPGEVVGIVGANGSGKSTLLKILVGALEPDDGTVSRGTTVGWCPQETLLYDRLTVRETFDLFGEAYDLADDRVAERRDELADRLGFEEFLDYRVDHLSGGNRQKVNLAVALLHDPDVLLLDEPYTGFDWETYLAFWELTEDLRERGTAVAIISHLISERERFDRVLELKDGSLTEQAEAPQQARSAAHGNDAAAPDADGSAGAADAGGE
- a CDS encoding ABC transporter permease: MGRLATGTRSRLAEFVRQPTTLAMLVLLPPVVIETYGVAMESFPQVLGTSADPATVGRMSGTLFAVAFLAGLVGLFQVISAANGDERLSVAGFPRSALLASRLVTMVVVAVLAAVVAFAVLAVQVEVAAPALAFGVLGLAGLVYGLLGVVVGSLLPRELEGSIVLVFLADIDNALSSGLFPVDASASLPLVGELSATDFVPLYHPHELFTAAVLDGDLAAGHLAPALAWVAVLLVAAFLAYVRSTGDGVLGRWGA
- a CDS encoding ABC transporter permease, which produces MTRVGTALRLGAREFRRTPLLVALLVVAPAYVIGVFTLAAPDGRAVLHLVGGDTVRTTLPEAFPAFTTPMTAALLAGIAGLFLMHSAADADGRLVVAGYRSRQVVLSRLGLLAVVAAVASAVSVGVMLTAFEPSALGWFLLGTGLTALLYGMVGVLAGILLDKLPGVYLILFGSMIDLFVFQNPMATSRPDLATYLPGHFPLALAMNAGFAGSVDLAQLAWGLAYLGVLTVAATLAFYRQMRVA